From a region of the Rhodococcus sp. 4CII genome:
- a CDS encoding FGGY-family carbohydrate kinase produces MTLVAGIDSSTQACKVIVCDADTGELVREGRASHPDGTEVDPQAWATALDGAIAAAGGLDDVAAVSVGAQQHGMVCLDDTGTVVRPALLWNDTRSAEAAAQLVDDLGGPDAWADAVGVVPLAAITVSKLRWLADAEPANADRTSAVCLPHDWLGRQLTGRTDLDALATDRGDASGTGYYSAATDSYRPDLLSLALRGRTPTVPRVAAPAERIGETEWGAVVGPGTGDNAAAALALDAREGDVVVSVGTSGVVSAVSVTPANDPGGFVAGFADATGRQLPLVCTLNAARVLDATASLLGVDHDELSRLALSAPSGSDGLVMVPYLEGERTPNRPNATGTIAGLRLANSTPAHLARAAVEGLLCGLADGIDHLTAQGVSVRRILLVGGGARSRALCELAPAIFGAPVLVPQPAEYVAIGACRQAAWTLAGTPEPPRWSQTSTRRFEADPAPGVRERYASVRR; encoded by the coding sequence ATGACTCTCGTCGCCGGAATCGACTCGTCTACCCAGGCGTGCAAGGTGATCGTCTGTGACGCCGACACCGGTGAACTCGTCCGCGAGGGCCGGGCGTCGCACCCGGACGGCACCGAAGTCGACCCGCAGGCGTGGGCAACCGCACTCGACGGCGCCATCGCCGCGGCCGGCGGCCTCGACGACGTCGCGGCGGTGTCGGTGGGGGCGCAGCAGCACGGCATGGTCTGCCTCGACGACACCGGCACCGTGGTGCGTCCCGCCTTGCTGTGGAACGACACTCGCTCCGCCGAGGCCGCCGCGCAGTTGGTGGACGACCTCGGCGGGCCGGACGCGTGGGCGGACGCCGTGGGTGTGGTACCCCTGGCCGCGATCACCGTCAGCAAGCTGCGCTGGCTGGCCGATGCCGAACCGGCGAACGCCGACCGGACCTCCGCGGTGTGCCTGCCCCACGACTGGCTCGGCCGGCAGCTCACCGGCAGAACCGATCTCGACGCACTGGCCACCGACCGCGGCGACGCCAGCGGCACCGGATACTATTCCGCCGCAACCGATTCCTACCGTCCCGACCTGCTGTCGCTGGCGTTGCGCGGGCGCACCCCCACCGTGCCGCGGGTCGCCGCACCGGCCGAGCGGATCGGCGAAACCGAGTGGGGTGCAGTCGTCGGTCCCGGCACCGGCGACAATGCTGCTGCCGCACTGGCACTCGACGCGCGGGAAGGCGACGTCGTCGTCTCCGTGGGAACCTCGGGGGTGGTGTCCGCGGTGTCCGTGACACCCGCGAACGACCCGGGCGGATTCGTCGCCGGTTTCGCCGACGCCACCGGCCGCCAACTGCCCCTCGTGTGCACGCTCAACGCGGCCCGGGTACTCGACGCGACCGCCTCCCTGCTGGGCGTCGATCACGACGAGTTGTCGAGGCTGGCGCTGTCCGCACCGTCCGGCAGCGACGGCCTGGTGATGGTGCCGTATCTGGAGGGCGAGCGCACCCCGAACCGCCCGAACGCCACCGGCACCATCGCCGGACTGCGGCTGGCCAATTCGACCCCCGCCCACCTCGCCCGGGCTGCGGTCGAGGGACTGCTGTGCGGCCTGGCCGACGGCATCGACCACCTCACCGCCCAGGGCGTGTCGGTGCGGCGCATCCTCCTCGTCGGCGGCGGCGCCCGCTCCCGGGCACTGTGCGAACTCGCGCCGGCAATCTTCGGCGCCCCGGTCCTCGTGCCGCAACCGGCGGAGTACGTCGCGATCGGCGCCTGCAGGCAGGCAGCCTGGACCCTGGCCGGAACCCCCGAACCGCCCCGGTGGAGTCAGACGTCCACCCGGCGTTTCGAGGCCGATCCCGCACCCGGCGTCCGGGAGCGGTATGCGTCCGTGAGGCGCTGA
- a CDS encoding carbohydrate kinase, producing MSLVIGEALIDIVTASAGATTEYVGGSPLNVAVGLGRLGRPVEFVTRIGDDTRGWSIVRHLEESGVSLAPGSVTAERTATAHATLDSAGAATYEFDIEWDLPSPSGASAPTLVHTGSIAAVMEPGCDVVADMLDRRRSSATLSYDPNVRPVLITDRERALRRIEHLVTMSDIVKVSDEDLRWYDGDRDPVDIARDWLSRGPAMVAVTRGAEGAFAVCAAGLVEVAARPVEVVDTVGAGDAFMAGLLDGFWAHGFLGAESRAALHAIEPDELRNVLDNAVLTSGLTVARAGADLPTRDTLDRAAGVRQ from the coding sequence ATGAGTCTGGTCATCGGTGAAGCCCTCATCGACATCGTCACGGCAAGCGCCGGCGCCACCACCGAATACGTCGGCGGCAGTCCCCTCAACGTCGCGGTCGGTCTCGGCCGCCTCGGCCGCCCGGTCGAGTTCGTCACCCGGATCGGCGACGACACGCGGGGCTGGTCGATCGTCCGGCACCTCGAGGAGTCGGGAGTGAGCCTCGCACCCGGCAGCGTCACCGCCGAGCGGACGGCGACGGCGCACGCCACCCTCGATTCCGCGGGCGCGGCCACCTACGAGTTCGACATCGAATGGGATCTCCCCTCCCCCAGCGGCGCGTCGGCCCCGACGCTGGTCCACACCGGTTCCATTGCCGCCGTGATGGAACCGGGATGCGACGTGGTCGCCGACATGCTCGATCGCCGCCGATCCTCCGCGACCCTCAGCTACGACCCCAACGTACGACCCGTCCTGATCACCGACAGGGAACGAGCCCTGCGGCGGATCGAACACCTGGTGACGATGTCGGACATCGTCAAGGTCAGCGACGAGGACCTCCGCTGGTACGACGGCGACCGGGATCCCGTCGACATCGCCCGCGACTGGCTGTCCCGCGGACCGGCGATGGTCGCGGTGACGCGGGGCGCCGAGGGCGCGTTCGCGGTCTGCGCTGCCGGACTCGTCGAGGTCGCGGCCCGGCCGGTCGAGGTGGTCGACACCGTCGGCGCGGGTGACGCATTCATGGCCGGACTCCTCGACGGGTTCTGGGCGCACGGGTTCCTCGGCGCCGAGAGCCGGGCGGCGCTGCACGCGATCGAACCGGACGAGTTACGCAACGTACTCGACAACGCCGTGCTCACGTCGGGACTCACGGTCGCGCGGGCCGGCGCCGACCTCCCCACCCGCGACACACTCGACCGCGCCGCCGGGGTCCGGCAATGA
- a CDS encoding NADP-dependent oxidoreductase: MTSSTQIQLITRPVGWPTQDDFRTVTVELPDLGPDQVRVANEFTSVDPYMRGRMNDVKSYIPPFALGETMTGGAVGRVVESTAATHPVGSVVVHDLGWRDVAQGDASAFRVVDEIPGVPISAYLGILGLTGLTAYVGLVHIAHLKPGDSVFISGAAGAVGTAAGQIARLEGASRVIGSAGSAEKVALLTEKYGYSAAFDYKQAPVREQLREIAGDGIDVYFENVGGDHLEAALDVMRPGGRAALCGAISAYNATERTPGPDNMVNIISRGLTLQGFTLGNYTHLFPEFAAKMGPWLASGDVVHDETVVDGIENSVDAFLQLMRGANVGKMLVKV; this comes from the coding sequence GTGACCTCCAGCACCCAGATCCAGCTGATCACCCGCCCGGTGGGCTGGCCCACCCAGGACGATTTCCGCACCGTCACCGTCGAATTGCCCGACCTCGGGCCCGATCAGGTGCGCGTGGCCAACGAGTTCACGTCCGTCGACCCCTACATGCGCGGTCGGATGAACGACGTGAAGTCGTACATCCCGCCGTTCGCGCTGGGCGAGACCATGACCGGTGGTGCAGTCGGCCGGGTCGTCGAATCCACCGCAGCCACCCACCCGGTCGGCTCGGTCGTCGTTCACGACCTCGGGTGGCGCGACGTCGCGCAGGGCGACGCCTCGGCGTTCCGCGTGGTCGACGAGATTCCGGGAGTGCCGATCTCGGCCTACCTGGGGATTCTCGGCCTGACCGGACTCACCGCCTACGTCGGCCTCGTGCACATCGCCCACCTGAAGCCCGGTGACTCGGTCTTCATCTCCGGAGCCGCGGGCGCGGTGGGGACCGCCGCTGGGCAGATCGCACGACTCGAGGGCGCCTCCCGCGTCATCGGCTCCGCCGGGTCCGCGGAAAAGGTCGCGCTGCTCACCGAGAAGTACGGGTACAGCGCCGCGTTCGACTACAAGCAGGCACCCGTGCGCGAGCAGTTGCGCGAGATCGCCGGTGACGGCATCGACGTCTACTTCGAGAACGTCGGCGGCGACCACCTCGAGGCGGCTCTCGACGTCATGCGTCCCGGCGGGCGGGCCGCACTGTGCGGCGCGATCTCCGCGTACAACGCCACCGAGCGCACGCCGGGCCCGGACAACATGGTGAACATCATCAGCCGCGGGCTCACCCTTCAGGGCTTCACCCTCGGCAACTACACACACCTGTTTCCCGAATTCGCCGCCAAGATGGGACCGTGGCTCGCATCCGGCGACGTGGTGCACGACGAGACCGTTGTCGACGGCATCGAAAACTCGGTCGACGCGTTTCTGCAGCTCATGCGGGGTGCGAACGTCGGGAAGATGCTGGTGAAGGTGTAA